The following are from one region of the Streptomyces decoyicus genome:
- a CDS encoding NAD(P)/FAD-dependent oxidoreductase, which yields MKTESSNDVTRILVVGGGYVGMYTALRLQRKLKQELQQGTVEVIVVDPEPYMTYQPFLPEAAAGSISPRHVVVPLRRVLPQCKVVIGEVTALDHTDRRATITTLAAEETGNGAIEVEYDEVVLAPGSVSRTLPVPGLADVGIGFKTVEEAIGLRNHVLGQLDIASSTRDPAVRDAALTFVFVGGGYAGVEALAELEDMARYAVRYYHNIQPEDMKWILVEATDRILPEVGPDMGRYAVRELRARNIDVRLETRLDSCEKRVAQLSDGSRFPTRTLVWTAGVKPHPILAATGLPLNAHGRLKCTPALQVDGVEHAWSAGDAAEVPDLTAPPPAKPDEPRAVCAPNAQHAVRQAKVLAENIAAAVRGGPIQDYEHKYVGSVASLGLHKGVAHVYGRKLKGYPAWFMHRVYHLSRVPTFNRKARVLAEWTLAGLFKREIVSLGSLENPRAEFELAAGTGRHNEAS from the coding sequence GTGAAGACTGAGTCTTCGAACGACGTGACGCGCATTCTCGTGGTCGGCGGTGGCTACGTGGGGATGTATACCGCCCTGCGATTGCAGCGGAAGCTGAAGCAGGAGTTGCAGCAGGGCACTGTCGAGGTCATCGTGGTCGACCCCGAGCCGTATATGACGTATCAGCCCTTCCTGCCCGAGGCCGCGGCCGGTTCGATCTCCCCGCGCCACGTCGTCGTACCGCTGCGCCGGGTGCTGCCGCAGTGCAAGGTCGTCATCGGTGAGGTCACCGCCCTCGACCACACGGACCGCCGGGCCACGATCACCACCCTGGCCGCGGAGGAGACCGGCAACGGCGCCATCGAGGTGGAGTACGACGAAGTGGTCCTGGCGCCGGGCTCGGTCTCGCGCACCCTGCCCGTCCCGGGCCTCGCCGACGTCGGCATCGGTTTCAAGACCGTCGAAGAGGCCATCGGACTGCGCAACCACGTCCTCGGGCAGCTCGACATCGCCTCCTCCACCCGCGACCCCGCGGTCCGCGACGCCGCGCTCACCTTCGTCTTCGTGGGCGGCGGTTACGCGGGCGTCGAGGCGTTGGCCGAACTGGAGGACATGGCCCGCTATGCCGTCCGCTACTACCACAACATCCAGCCCGAGGACATGAAGTGGATCCTGGTCGAGGCGACCGACCGGATCCTGCCCGAAGTGGGCCCTGACATGGGCCGTTACGCCGTCCGTGAGCTGCGCGCCCGCAACATCGACGTACGGCTGGAGACCCGGCTGGACTCCTGCGAGAAGCGGGTCGCCCAGCTCAGCGACGGCTCCCGCTTCCCGACCCGGACCCTGGTGTGGACCGCGGGCGTCAAACCGCACCCCATCCTGGCCGCGACCGGGCTGCCGCTGAACGCGCACGGCCGCCTCAAGTGCACCCCCGCCCTCCAGGTGGACGGCGTCGAACACGCCTGGTCCGCCGGCGACGCGGCCGAGGTCCCCGACCTGACGGCTCCGCCGCCCGCCAAGCCCGACGAGCCCCGCGCCGTCTGCGCCCCCAACGCGCAACACGCCGTCCGTCAGGCCAAGGTGCTCGCCGAGAACATCGCGGCGGCCGTGCGCGGCGGCCCGATCCAGGACTACGAGCACAAATACGTCGGCTCGGTGGCCTCGCTCGGCCTGCACAAGGGCGTCGCACACGTCTACGGGCGCAAGCTGAAGGGCTACCCGGCGTGGTTCATGCACCGTGTCTACCACCTCAGCCGGGTGCCGACCTTCAACCGCAAGGCGCGGGTGCTCGCCGAATGGACGCTGGCCGGCCTGTTCAAACGCGAGATCGTCTCGCTCGGCTCGCTGGAGAACCCGCGCGCCGAGTTCGAACTCGCCGCGGGGACCGGACGGCACAACGAAGCCAGTTGA
- a CDS encoding TetR/AcrR family transcriptional regulator: MHIQGSHWPTNVAVAPAADDAGSGSSSRNDRGNGSGAGNGSGVSNGARSGAGGRSTPLRVDAQRNLEHVLRAAREVFGELGYGAPMEDVARRARVGVGTVYRRFPSKDVLVRRIAEEETSRLTDQARTALGQEDDPWSALSRFLRTSVASGAGRLLPPGILRGSADADRLAETADGPEGPRVPDGLSDARVPQQRMAPGSDGVPVDLRLVAPEGGSAPEGEAGQAAAAASASASAEETTGADALLEVVGRLVERARTAGELRADVTVSDILLVIATGAPTLPDPGHQQAASARLLEILLEGLRSRPAR; this comes from the coding sequence ATGCACATTCAGGGCTCTCATTGGCCGACCAACGTCGCTGTGGCACCTGCCGCCGACGATGCCGGGAGCGGTAGCAGTAGCAGAAACGACAGAGGCAACGGCAGCGGCGCCGGCAACGGCTCCGGTGTGAGCAACGGTGCCCGCTCGGGGGCGGGCGGCCGGAGCACGCCGCTGCGGGTGGACGCCCAGCGCAATCTGGAACATGTGCTGCGCGCCGCGCGCGAGGTCTTCGGCGAGCTGGGGTACGGCGCGCCCATGGAGGACGTGGCCCGGCGGGCCCGGGTCGGGGTGGGCACGGTCTACCGCCGGTTCCCGAGCAAGGACGTACTGGTCCGCCGGATAGCCGAGGAGGAAACCTCACGGCTGACGGACCAGGCGCGTACGGCGCTGGGCCAGGAGGACGACCCGTGGTCGGCGCTGTCCCGTTTTCTGCGGACGTCGGTCGCCTCGGGTGCCGGACGGCTGCTGCCGCCGGGCATTCTGCGGGGGAGCGCGGACGCCGACCGGCTCGCGGAGACGGCGGACGGCCCGGAAGGTCCCCGGGTGCCGGACGGCCTGAGTGACGCACGGGTGCCGCAGCAGCGGATGGCTCCCGGCTCGGACGGGGTACCGGTCGATCTCCGGCTGGTCGCCCCGGAGGGCGGGTCCGCTCCGGAGGGCGAGGCGGGCCAGGCGGCAGCGGCCGCTTCGGCCTCGGCCTCGGCCGAGGAGACGACCGGCGCCGATGCGCTGCTGGAGGTCGTCGGCCGGCTCGTGGAGCGCGCCAGGACGGCGGGCGAACTGCGCGCCGACGTGACGGTCTCCGACATCCTGTTAGTGATTGCCACGGGCGCGCCCACGCTGCCCGATCCCGGCCATCAGCAGGCCGCCTCCGCGCGACTGCTGGAAATTCTGCTGGAAGGGCTGCGTTCGCGCCCCGCGCGGTGA